The Lycium barbarum isolate Lr01 unplaced genomic scaffold, ASM1917538v2 unchr_scaffold_73, whole genome shotgun sequence genome contains a region encoding:
- the LOC132625763 gene encoding uncharacterized protein LOC132625763, which yields MPQHGFKCNTNVSQGNPGLSSYAFCIRDDRGDHIYAQAKNIGIAANMEAETVAVQEAIQYCLAHSLQHVQIETDSLALKNILQDAWKIPWQLIERVEQMPHIMRQLNMQIMHTFREGNQLADFLANTATQVESC from the coding sequence ATGCCTCAGCATGGATTCAAATGTAATACTAATGTATCACAAGGAAATCCAGGTCTAAGCTCATATGCTTTTTGTATTAGAGATGACAGGGGAGATCATATTTATGCACAGGCTAAAAACATTGGCATTGCAGCAAACATGGAGGCTGAGACAGTGGCAGTTCAGGAGGCTATACAATATTGTCTTGCACATAGTTTGCAGCATGTTCAAATAGAAACAGACTCATTAGCCTTAAAGAACATATTACAAGATGCATGGAAAATACCTTGGCAGCTGATAGAAAGAGTGGAGCAAATGCCGCACATCATGAGGCAGCTGAACATGCAGATCATGCATACATTTAGAGAAGGCAACCAACTGGCTGATTTCTTGGCAAACACTGCTACTCAAGTTGAGAGTTGTTAG